A single window of Coffea eugenioides isolate CCC68of chromosome 7, Ceug_1.0, whole genome shotgun sequence DNA harbors:
- the LOC113777220 gene encoding zinc finger BED domain-containing protein DAYSLEEPER-like, whose translation MRVEEEDQRNGGGSGCFSRSSPTPLLAASVRLHRHRHRIWLLSGRIFVKKMQSGTRHSTSCSRLEGNVEGVGMAISPPKVSSIPRSSAHDSTTPFTLDTPVFISNDTTTAGVKVFALEEQEEEEEPTGQIGGDTREVTEAEDEFQIPKRNKTSEAWDDFDEVEENGLNYAIYKHCKKKLSRGKSKQTSSMWRHRNRCSARKASIRKAEQQTKLNFQPADDSFLTLPSLSGKFDMEKVREAAAHWVLMHEHPFTILEEEGFNLMMKQAVPEWKKISRATTKNDCMQVYELEKNKLRNKLKNVERVSITTDLWKSKNQKIEYTVITGHWIDSDWKLQKRVLSFVHIPPPHRGVEIASSIFKSAKEWGIEHKIYSISVDNASNNDVAVRILRDDISRSKKLLCDGKLFHVRCCANILNLVVQDGISEIVDITKAIRDSVEFVNRSEGRALMFVEIAQQLHIPGKKLLYDYYPTSNLFLQELVKIKKVLDARVNDEDPFIRAMVRRMKTKFDKYWGECNLILAVAAILDPRQKMRVVDFTYPQMYLPSEASHNISTIRRVLFELYDEYVTLATNPTGGPMASSSSQRQGTNATKKTRWGDFDQYCDEVETSEPHKSELVDYLDKPRQKIGEDLDEFDCLGWWKINRISYPVLSRMASDILAIPITTVASEATFSAGTRVIDTYRAALHPETVQVLTCAGDWCRNLHGVKKKMKEAKTIKEFDLPKL comes from the exons TCGGGCAGAATCTTTgtcaagaaaatgcaaagtgGCACTAGACATTCAACGAGTTGTTCAAGATTAGAAGGCAATGTCGAAGGAGTTG GTATGGCAATTAGTCCTCCCAAGGTATCTTCTATCCCGCGATCATCTGCTCATGATTCAACTACTCCATTCACGTTGGATACCCCTGTTTTCATAAGTAATGATACAACAACAGCTGGAGTTAAAGTATTTGCTCTtgaagaacaagaagaagaagaagaaccaaCTGGTCAAATAGGAGGAGACACGCGGGAAGTGACTGAAGCTGAAGATGAATTCCAGATccctaaaagaaataaaacatctGAGGCTTGGGATGATTTTGACGAAGTTGAGGAAAATGGATTGAATTATGCCATTTACAAGCATTGCAAGAAAAAGCTGTCAAGAGGCAAGTCAAAGCAAACAAGTAGCATGTGGAGACATCGGAATAGATGTTCAGCCCGAAAAGCAAGCATTAGAAAGGCTGAGCAgcaaacaaaattaaatttcCAGCCAGCTGATGATTCTTTTCTGACTTTGCCATCGTTGAGCGGAAAGTTTGACATGGAGAAAGTTAGAGAGGCAGCTGCACATTGGGTGCTAATGCATGAGCATCCATTCACCATATTAGAAGAAGAAGGCTTCAATCTTATGATGAAACAAGCGGTGCCAGAGTGGAAGAAAATCTCTCGAGCAACAACAAAAAATGATTGTATGCAAGTATATGAGCTTGAAAAAAATAAGTTGAGGAACAAGTTGAAAAATGTGGAAAGAGTGAGCATCACAACCGATCTTTGGAAgtcgaaaaatcaaaagatcgAGTACACGGTCATCACCGGGCATTGGATTGATTCTGATTGGAAACTACAAAAGCGAGTCTTGAGTTTTGTACATATACCACCGCCTCACCGAGGAGTTGAGATAGcatcttcaatttttaaaagtGCAAAAGAGTGGGGCATTGAGCACAAAATTTACAGCATATCAGTTGATAATGCCTCGAACAATGATGTAGCTGTTAGAATATTAAGAGATGACATCTCCAGGTCCAAAAAGCTTCTTTGTGATGGAAAATTGTTCCATGTTCGATGCTGTGCAAACATCTTGAACCTTGTAGTTCAAGATGGCATTTCTGAGATTGTGGACATCACCAAAGCCATTAGGGATTCCGTGGAATTTGTGAATCGATCAGAGGGGCGTGCATTGATGTTTGTTGAAATTGCGCAACAACTCCATATACCAGGAAAAAAGTTGCTTTACGATT ATTATCCTACGAGCAATCTTTTCCTTCAAGAGTTGgtgaagataaaaaaagtgCTGGATGCTCGAGTCAATGATGAAGACCCCTTCATTCGGGCCATGGTTCGAAGGATGAAAACTAAGTTTGACAAGTATTGGGGTGAATGTAATTTGATATTGGCCGTGGCTGCCATTTTAGATCCAAGACAGAAAATGAGGGTTGTGGACTTCACCTACCCTCAAATGTATCTACCTTCAGAGGCTTCTCATAACATTTCCACCATTCGCCGAGTGCTCTTTGAGTTATATGATGAGTATGTTACTCTAGCGACGAATCCAACAGGAGGGCCAATGGCTTCTAGCTCTTCCCAAAGGCAAGGAACAAATGCGACCAAGAAAACTAGATGGGGTGATTTTGATCAATATTGTGATGAAGTCGAGACTAGCGAACCTCATAAGTCAGAATTGGTTGATTATTTAGACAAGCCTCGCCAAAAGATTGGAGAAGATCTCGATGAATTTGATTGTTTGGGGTGGTGGAAAATAAATCGAATCTCATATCCAGTACTTTCTCGAATGGCTAGCGATATATTGGCCATTCCGATAACTACAGTTGCATCGGAGGCCACTTTTAGTGCCGGAACTAGAGTAATTGACACCTATCGAGCAGCACTTCACCCCGAGACAGTTCAAGTATTGACGTGCGCAGGAGATTGGTGTAGGAATCTTCACGGCGTCAAAAAGAAGATGAAG GAAGCCAAGACAATCAAAGAATTCGACTTGCCAAAGCTTTGA